Proteins encoded together in one Telopea speciosissima isolate NSW1024214 ecotype Mountain lineage chromosome 6, Tspe_v1, whole genome shotgun sequence window:
- the LOC122665620 gene encoding uncharacterized mitochondrial protein AtMg00810-like, translating into MCATFPIYVDDILVTSNEASAVSVLLQQLSGELSIKIWTFSDADWAGDGSDLKSTGGFAIFHGPNLVSWTSWKQRTIARSSTEAEYKALPDAFAELIGIIGIIVLFNERINMILFD; encoded by the exons ATGTGTGCTACATTTccaatctatgttgatgatatattgGTTACAAGCAATGAGGCTTCTGCCGTTTCTGTTCTCCTTCAACAGTTGTCAGGCGAGTTGTCTATAAAGATTTGG ACCTTCTCcgatgcggattgggctggtgATGGCAGTGATCTTAAATCCACAGGTGGTTTTGCAATTTTTCATGGGCCTAACTTGGTCTCTTGGACATCATGGAAACAACGCACCATTGCCCGTTCCTCAACAGAGGCCGAATACAAGGCCTTGCCTGATGCATTTGCCGAACTGATTGGTATAATTGGTATAATTGTTTTGTTCAATGAGAGGATTAATATGATCCTCTTTGATTAA